In Psychrobium sp. MM17-31, a single window of DNA contains:
- a CDS encoding Dam family site-specific DNA-(adenine-N6)-methyltransferase yields MTVIKNRAFLKWAGGKYGLIEDINRVLPQTRRLIEPFVGAGSVFLNSDYDEYLLNDVNADLINLYKLLQSEPDEYIKQAGELFVPQYNDKDRYYDIRAKFNESTDTFERAVYFLYMNRHGYNGLCRYNLKGGYNVPFGRYKKPYFPEKELWLFAEKSQKATFTNLCFREIFKQAKSGDVVYCDPPYAPLSPTASFTSYSGQGFKLKDQQDLALMAEQTSQSGIPVVISNHDLALTRELYQQAKLEEIKVKRTISQKAGKRTKVGELLALY; encoded by the coding sequence ATGACAGTAATTAAAAACCGAGCCTTTTTGAAATGGGCAGGTGGAAAATATGGACTAATTGAAGATATTAATCGTGTGTTGCCTCAAACACGTCGTCTAATTGAACCTTTCGTTGGTGCGGGCTCGGTGTTTCTTAATTCGGATTATGATGAATATCTCCTCAACGATGTTAATGCTGACCTAATCAATCTCTATAAGCTGCTGCAGAGCGAGCCTGACGAATATATCAAACAAGCAGGCGAGCTGTTCGTTCCCCAATATAACGACAAAGATAGATACTACGATATTCGTGCAAAATTTAATGAATCTACTGACACCTTTGAGCGTGCAGTTTATTTTCTTTATATGAATCGACATGGTTACAACGGCCTGTGTAGATATAACCTAAAAGGGGGCTATAACGTTCCTTTTGGTCGCTATAAAAAGCCTTATTTTCCAGAAAAAGAGTTATGGCTATTTGCCGAAAAGTCTCAAAAGGCGACTTTTACTAATTTGTGTTTTCGAGAAATTTTTAAACAGGCAAAATCTGGTGATGTAGTTTATTGTGATCCGCCTTATGCACCTCTTTCACCAACGGCGAGTTTTACGAGTTATTCAGGTCAAGGTTTCAAGCTTAAAGATCAGCAAGATCTTGCTTTAATGGCAGAACAAACCAGCCAATCAGGAATACCTGTGGTAATTAGTAACCACGATTTAGCACTTACCAGAGAACTGTATCAACAAGCTAAGTTAGAAGAAATTAAGGTAAAGCGCACAATAAGCCAGAAGGCAGGCAAGCGAACTAAGGTTGGAGAGCTGTTAGCGCTCTATTAA
- a CDS encoding OsmC family protein, translated as MKASVTWVEKETFLGESESGHQIIMDANGSDSKAPSPMEMVLMSVGGCSSVDVVSILKKAKQNVSGVKVELTSVRREEAPRYFTSINLHFIATGKGIKEKHLERAVALSAEKYCSVALMLEKGVEITHTHEVVELED; from the coding sequence ATGAAAGCATCGGTAACTTGGGTAGAAAAAGAAACGTTTTTAGGTGAATCAGAATCTGGTCATCAGATCATTATGGATGCCAATGGCAGTGATTCAAAAGCGCCGAGCCCAATGGAAATGGTGTTGATGTCTGTTGGTGGTTGTAGCTCTGTCGATGTCGTTAGTATATTGAAGAAAGCGAAGCAGAACGTTAGTGGTGTGAAAGTTGAATTAACATCAGTTCGCCGCGAAGAAGCGCCGCGTTATTTTACATCGATTAACTTACACTTTATTGCAACGGGTAAGGGCATTAAAGAAAAACACCTAGAGCGTGCAGTTGCACTGTCGGCTGAAAAATACTGCTCAGTGGCACTGATGTTAGAAAAGGGGGTTGAAATTACCCATACTCACGAAGTTGTAGAATTGGAAGATTAA
- a CDS encoding c-type cytochrome, protein MNAGVSKVMMTLGVALTMSLSVNATDLSEDAVNKRIAPIGKVYLAGAQPAAPAKPAGPRTAADIYQTTCFACHGTGAAGAPKKGDKAAWAPRVAQGIDKMFDHAWKGFTGSTGVMPAKGTCMNCSEDEIKATIKFMTEGM, encoded by the coding sequence ATGAATGCAGGTGTATCAAAAGTAATGATGACACTAGGTGTCGCACTTACTATGTCATTAAGCGTTAATGCTACAGATTTGTCTGAAGATGCTGTGAACAAACGCATTGCGCCAATAGGCAAAGTTTATCTAGCGGGCGCACAACCTGCAGCTCCGGCAAAACCAGCTGGTCCTCGCACCGCCGCAGATATCTACCAAACAACGTGTTTTGCTTGTCACGGTACTGGTGCAGCTGGCGCTCCTAAAAAAGGTGATAAAGCTGCTTGGGCACCTCGTGTAGCTCAAGGTATCGACAAAATGTTCGATCACGCTTGGAAAGGCTTTACAGGTAGCACAGGTGTAATGCCAGCTAAAGGTACTTGTATGAACTGTAGCGAAGATGAAATCAAAGCAACAATTAAATTCATGACTGAAGGCATGTAA
- the rep gene encoding DNA helicase Rep — protein MKLNPQQNDAVHYIDGPCLVLAGAGSGKTRVIINKISYLIQSCGHSPRNIAAVTFTNKAAREMKERLSLELGRKETRGLTVSTFHTLGLTIIKREAKNIGIKPGFTLFDGGDTLELLKELTEKELEGDKDKLNLLQNIISNFKNDLMTPAQALKVAQSGQEMLFAQLYERYQNQLRAYNALDFDDLIMVPTLLLKHNAEARERWQNRFHYLLVDEYQDTNTSQYELVKLLTGIRGRFTVVGDDDQSIYSWRGARPQNLVLLKEDFPSLRLIKLEQNYRSSSRILRCANILIANNPHVYDKALFSELADGPMLRVIYGKNEEHEAERVVAEIVRHRFLNKTAYSDFAILYRGNFQSRVFEKALMTNRIPYKISGGTSFFSRSEIKDVMAYLKLLVNPDDDTSFLRVVNTPKRGIGPATLEKLGTYANMRQQSLFAASFELGLEQTLQGEKLQILRQFTRWLVELDDQARRGDPLEAVRQIIRDINYEDWLYETSPSGKAAEMRMKNVSTLFTWVSGMLDGDDLDEPMTLPEVVTRLTLRDMMERGEEEEQADQVQLMTLHASKGLEFPIVFMVGMEEGLLPHQTSIDEDNIEEERRLAYVGITRAQRELIMTQAKERRQYGEIIKPTASRFLDELPQDDIEWESQRPPKTAAEKKQTATSAIANLRDMLKK, from the coding sequence ATGAAACTAAATCCACAACAAAATGATGCAGTCCATTATATTGATGGCCCTTGCCTAGTACTCGCTGGTGCTGGCAGTGGTAAAACACGGGTAATTATCAATAAAATTTCTTACCTCATTCAGAGTTGTGGTCATAGTCCGCGCAATATCGCGGCGGTAACCTTTACTAATAAAGCCGCTCGCGAAATGAAAGAGCGCTTGAGTTTAGAGTTAGGCCGTAAAGAAACTCGCGGTTTAACAGTATCGACCTTTCATACCTTGGGCCTGACTATTATTAAGCGGGAAGCTAAAAACATTGGTATTAAACCAGGTTTTACCTTGTTTGACGGCGGCGACACGCTTGAACTACTCAAAGAGCTTACCGAAAAAGAGCTCGAAGGCGATAAAGACAAACTTAATTTACTGCAAAACATCATTTCGAATTTTAAAAACGATTTAATGACGCCCGCGCAAGCGTTAAAGGTTGCCCAATCCGGTCAAGAAATGTTGTTTGCCCAATTATATGAGCGCTATCAGAATCAATTGCGCGCTTATAACGCGTTGGACTTTGACGATCTCATTATGGTGCCGACTCTGTTATTAAAGCATAACGCGGAAGCACGCGAGCGCTGGCAGAATCGTTTCCACTATTTATTAGTGGATGAGTATCAAGATACCAATACCAGCCAGTATGAATTAGTAAAACTATTAACAGGCATTCGCGGTCGCTTCACAGTGGTTGGTGACGATGACCAATCGATTTATTCATGGCGTGGTGCTCGTCCACAAAACTTGGTGCTATTAAAAGAAGACTTTCCGAGTCTACGCTTGATCAAACTTGAACAAAATTACCGTTCGAGCTCTCGAATTCTGCGTTGTGCCAATATCCTGATCGCCAACAATCCCCATGTTTATGACAAGGCGTTGTTTAGTGAGCTGGCCGATGGCCCAATGCTGCGGGTTATTTACGGTAAAAATGAAGAACACGAAGCCGAACGTGTAGTTGCAGAGATTGTACGCCATCGCTTCTTAAACAAAACCGCTTACAGTGACTTTGCAATTTTGTATCGCGGTAATTTCCAGTCGCGGGTATTTGAGAAAGCATTAATGACTAACCGCATCCCTTATAAGATAAGCGGTGGCACGTCGTTCTTCTCACGCAGTGAAATCAAAGATGTCATGGCTTATCTCAAACTGCTAGTTAACCCTGATGATGACACATCATTTCTACGCGTCGTAAATACGCCTAAACGCGGTATTGGTCCAGCAACACTTGAGAAGTTAGGTACTTACGCCAATATGCGCCAGCAAAGTTTGTTTGCTGCAAGCTTTGAGTTAGGGCTCGAGCAAACATTACAAGGCGAGAAATTGCAGATCTTGCGTCAATTTACCCGTTGGTTAGTGGAACTGGATGATCAAGCTCGTCGTGGGGACCCGCTTGAAGCTGTGCGCCAGATTATTCGCGATATTAACTACGAGGATTGGCTCTATGAAACCAGTCCAAGTGGCAAAGCTGCCGAAATGCGTATGAAAAATGTCAGTACGCTATTTACTTGGGTTAGTGGCATGCTTGATGGCGACGATCTCGATGAGCCAATGACGCTGCCAGAGGTTGTTACTCGCTTAACGCTAAGGGATATGATGGAGCGTGGCGAAGAAGAAGAGCAAGCGGATCAAGTGCAACTAATGACGCTTCACGCCTCAAAAGGTCTCGAATTCCCAATTGTATTTATGGTGGGTATGGAAGAAGGTTTGCTACCGCATCAAACAAGTATCGATGAAGACAATATAGAAGAAGAACGCCGCTTAGCTTACGTAGGTATTACCCGCGCGCAACGCGAGCTTATCATGACACAAGCGAAAGAGCGCCGTCAGTATGGTGAAATCATCAAGCCAACCGCTAGTCGTTTCTTAGATGAATTACCGCAAGATGATATTGAGTGGGAATCACAGCGCCCGCCAAAAACCGCCGCTGAAAAGAAGCAAACAGCTACTTCTGCTATCGCAAACTTGCGCGACATGCTGAAGAAGTAA